The Methanococcoides methylutens MM1 genome has a window encoding:
- a CDS encoding AAA family ATPase, producing the protein MKIKRIVVKNLFGTFDHDIPLNTDEHITILHGPNGIGKTVLLQMLNSLFRSNYFELYRIPFSNLTVEFSDRSKLVVKKKLHLDENTPHPPEDNSYRELGFELLRPGKKKQRYTVKPIDIEEVFSSFKVEHMIPELERIDNNTWVHFTTQEKLTSEEVMNLFSDRLPQKRKDEPAWLKTALSSINICFIKTQRLLSISYSQPVETERKTAVTPSVISYSEELANLMQKKLAEYATLSQSLDRTFPTRMLKNGEHPETSIEDLKTELKELEQKRKCLIDAGFIDTEEGIDVDELKDINEKNKNFLQLYIEDVEQKLSVFDEITRRIDLLIRIINCRFLYKKLSVNKKDGFIFTTSEDMRLSPTKLSSGEQQELVLFYELLFHVDPESLILIDEPEISLHVLWQQQFLRDLQSITELAGFDILIATHSPQIIHDRWDLTVELRGRDDEEIPDSR; encoded by the coding sequence ATGAAGATAAAGAGAATCGTAGTAAAGAATCTTTTTGGGACGTTCGATCATGATATCCCGCTAAATACAGATGAGCACATCACCATCCTTCACGGGCCGAATGGTATCGGAAAGACCGTACTACTTCAGATGCTCAATTCCCTTTTCCGATCCAACTACTTTGAACTCTATCGCATCCCCTTCAGCAATCTGACAGTTGAGTTCAGTGACCGGAGCAAACTGGTTGTGAAGAAAAAGCTCCATCTGGATGAAAATACCCCGCATCCACCGGAAGATAATTCCTACAGGGAACTGGGATTTGAACTCCTGAGACCCGGAAAGAAGAAACAGCGCTATACTGTCAAACCCATTGACATAGAGGAAGTTTTCTCGTCTTTCAAGGTCGAGCATATGATACCTGAACTTGAAAGGATCGATAATAACACATGGGTCCATTTCACCACTCAGGAAAAGCTAACATCCGAGGAAGTGATGAACCTCTTTAGTGATCGCCTTCCGCAGAAAAGGAAGGATGAACCTGCATGGCTCAAGACCGCACTGAGCTCCATAAATATCTGTTTCATCAAAACACAGCGCCTTTTAAGCATATCATATTCGCAACCGGTTGAGACAGAGAGGAAGACAGCAGTTACTCCTTCAGTGATTAGTTATTCCGAAGAACTTGCAAACCTGATGCAGAAGAAACTTGCTGAGTATGCAACCCTTTCGCAATCCCTTGACCGTACTTTCCCTACACGGATGTTAAAGAACGGAGAGCATCCGGAAACATCCATCGAGGATCTCAAAACGGAGTTAAAGGAGCTTGAACAAAAGCGCAAGTGCCTGATCGATGCGGGATTCATTGATACTGAGGAAGGAATTGATGTTGATGAGCTCAAGGATATCAATGAGAAGAACAAGAACTTCCTGCAGCTATACATAGAGGATGTCGAACAGAAGCTCAGCGTCTTTGATGAGATCACCCGGAGGATAGACCTCCTTATCAGGATCATAAACTGCAGGTTCCTTTACAAGAAATTATCAGTGAACAAAAAGGATGGTTTCATATTCACAACCTCAGAGGACATGCGTCTCTCCCCTACCAAACTGTCTTCAGGAGAACAGCAGGAACTTGTCCTGTTCTATGAACTGTTGTTCCATGTGGACCCTGAATCCCTGATACTCATTGACGAACCTGAGATATCACTGCATGTCCTGTGGCAGCAGCAATTCCTCAGGGACCTGCAGTCAATAACAGAACTGGCTGGATTCGACATTCTCATTGCTACACATTCACCGCAGATAATACATGACCGCTGGGACCTCACCGTCGAACTTAGAGGACGTGACGATGAAGAAATACCTGACAGCCGATGA
- the ppcA gene encoding phosphoenolpyruvate carboxylase — MRRKDIFPKIMCTQHPDSVSKYIATQKEVEEAVEAALKYECDEYMPDYEGKATPYHQNVQIVSKFIEETDLIPGNNFYITPRVPSATQENRFRQIMVMMSIAEANYNSHEFSSTQAITELIHPMTSTTEEIIESQKHMVEVGELAKKEFQFEMETPRVIPLIEDVQGLLNAEATVENTISSTEKMLDQDLDKYRVFIGKSDSALSFGHVASALSCKYAINELCGLEKKIDTNIGIIFGAGTLPFRGHLNRQNAPNFFEEYKGISTITLQSAIRFNHSENESRELIKYAREKLSGSPETYDQNAKTDLINMIAILGSRYNQVIQHIAPTVSCISSLMPQQRDRLIHGSSTGYSREIPEISGITSLCRKDIAEELEKSIPSEMLSFPRAIKFTGALYSIGLPPEVIGLGNALEDIRKTIGEDAFEALIQKYFPSMGSDLNFAFGYLDLRSADRFLPAFAQRSLQKDVDILKDIFDIDHDCDPSYRKLLEIMQPELIRPDEQPDENVSHIIESTLLQMAKIRRTVG, encoded by the coding sequence ATGAGAAGAAAAGACATATTCCCAAAGATAATGTGCACCCAGCATCCTGATTCGGTATCAAAGTATATTGCAACCCAAAAGGAAGTGGAGGAAGCAGTTGAAGCTGCCCTGAAGTATGAATGTGATGAATACATGCCTGATTATGAAGGTAAAGCAACCCCATACCATCAAAATGTACAGATCGTTTCAAAGTTCATAGAAGAGACAGACCTGATCCCGGGAAACAATTTTTACATCACTCCAAGAGTCCCCAGTGCAACGCAAGAAAATCGTTTTCGGCAGATCATGGTCATGATGTCAATTGCAGAGGCAAACTATAATTCCCACGAATTCTCAAGCACACAGGCCATAACAGAACTGATACATCCAATGACAAGTACTACGGAGGAGATCATCGAATCCCAGAAGCACATGGTCGAGGTCGGAGAGCTTGCCAAAAAGGAGTTCCAGTTTGAGATGGAGACACCTCGTGTGATCCCGCTGATCGAAGATGTACAGGGATTACTTAATGCAGAAGCAACCGTAGAGAACACCATCAGCTCCACAGAGAAAATGCTCGATCAGGATCTTGACAAATACAGGGTATTTATAGGAAAATCAGATTCTGCTCTTTCTTTTGGCCATGTGGCAAGTGCCCTTTCATGCAAATATGCAATAAATGAACTTTGCGGACTTGAAAAAAAGATCGATACGAACATAGGCATAATCTTCGGAGCCGGGACCCTTCCGTTCAGGGGACACCTGAACAGGCAAAACGCACCCAACTTCTTTGAAGAATATAAAGGGATCAGCACGATCACTTTGCAATCTGCTATCAGGTTCAACCACTCGGAAAATGAATCACGTGAACTGATAAAGTATGCCAGAGAAAAGCTCTCAGGTTCACCGGAAACATATGACCAGAATGCCAAAACAGACCTGATCAATATGATCGCCATACTTGGTTCAAGATACAATCAGGTAATACAACATATAGCACCAACAGTAAGTTGCATATCCAGCCTGATGCCACAACAAAGAGACCGCCTGATACATGGAAGCAGCACCGGATACTCAAGAGAGATACCTGAGATAAGTGGTATAACCTCACTCTGTCGCAAAGATATTGCAGAAGAGCTGGAGAAGAGTATTCCGTCAGAAATGCTCAGTTTCCCTAGGGCAATTAAATTTACAGGAGCACTTTACTCGATAGGGTTGCCCCCAGAAGTGATCGGATTGGGAAATGCTCTGGAAGACATCCGGAAAACAATCGGAGAAGATGCATTTGAAGCCCTGATACAGAAATACTTCCCGTCAATGGGATCAGACCTTAACTTCGCTTTCGGATACCTTGACCTGAGATCTGCAGATCGGTTCCTCCCCGCATTTGCCCAACGGTCCTTACAGAAGGACGTTGACATCCTAAAAGACATATTCGACATCGATCACGACTGTGACCCATCATACCGAAAACTGCTGGAGATAATGCAGCCTGAACTGATAAGACCTGATGAGCAGCCGGATGAAAATGTATCACACATTATAGAGTCAACACTACTCCAGATGGCAAAAATAAGAAGGACAGTTGGATAA